The following coding sequences lie in one Arachis hypogaea cultivar Tifrunner chromosome 4, arahy.Tifrunner.gnm2.J5K5, whole genome shotgun sequence genomic window:
- the LOC112798013 gene encoding probable disease resistance protein At4g27220 isoform X1, whose protein sequence is MSSVNPPTTCCRKVGIPRCRINGSKLIITTRLKHVLRQMDCPTRNVIAMRPLYESEDLELFLARLGEDHKTPATLSPRILEIARFIARECGGLPLAISVMARTMKGVDSIRQRRHALNRLERGEMGGEMEEEVFQVLKASYDNLRHKSMQKSFLHCALYSEFWKDDKLIKKLVDSGAINGRRSLEEIFDEGHTIFNELEDHSLLSDITNMQNSVRNMACHILKEYKRLIVRCGKELTGIPHLQEWTADLELVSLDENEIKEIPAGVSPKCPMLSTLILSNNCISSIPECFFTHMKSLAILDLSHNRSLTSLPDSLSDLTCLVSLLLDECEALEKVPPLGRLQKLSRLVISDTQVEEVLGLEMLTNLRWLDLSYNKKLRLESGRVLRGLTNLQYLNLFKAALLNVEIEDVQGLTTLEYFVVGFDDCKSYNNFVTGICNTGSVPKSYLLYLGSIEGYYESIESYDDIGPSGDHQRIVRLLDCKESPHLLSPHLLPNDLTNLYIDYNARWESLCDALSNNAPSSLENVQIHSCSEMKSLFCLFSNCSFCSNLNNLESLQLYALESLTVICKEDVGATDTTTQQPLKPNAVFSQLRHLEIRNCHEIETLVTAGLLAQLQNLQTLIVESCESLREIFAASSSGADSDDAASTVITLPNLTTLELSDLPMLETVYKGIIISESLPNLETEDCPKLESRFPFEVSSS, encoded by the coding sequence GTGGGAATCCCTCGTTGTAGAATCAATGGCTCTAAACTGATTATAACAACTCGGTTGAAACATGTGCTTCGACAGATGGACTGCCCCACACGTAATGTAATAGCAATGCGTCCTCTCTATGAGAGTGAAGATTTGGAGTTATTTCTTGCAAGACTTGGTGAAGATCACAAAACACCTGCAACCTTATCTCCTAGAATATTGGAGATTGCAAGGTTTATTGCAAGGGAATGCGGTGGTTTACCGCTTGCAATCAGTGTAATGGCTAGAACCATGAAAGGCGTTGATAGCATTCGTCAGCGGAGACATGCGTTGAATAGACTTGAGAGAGGGGAGATGGGGGGAGAGATGGAAGAAGAGGTATTTCAAGTATTAAAAGCGAGCTATGATAACTTACGACATAAATCCATGCAAAAAAGTTTCTTGCATTGTGCATTATACTCTGAGTTCTGGAAGGATGACAAATTAATAAAGAAACTGGTTGACAGTGGAGCCATAAATGGAAGGAGGAGCTTGGAAGAAATTTTTGATGAAGGCCATACCATATTCAATGAACTTGAAGACCATTCATTATTGTCTGACATTACGAATATGCAGAATTCAGTGAGAAACATGGCATGTCACATATTGAAAGAATATAAGAGGttgatagttagatgtggtaaaGAATTGACAGGAATACCTCACCTGCAGGAGTGGACTGCTGATTTGGAGTTAGTTTCTTTGGATGAAAATGAGATAAAAGAAATCCCAGCGGGTGTATCACCCAAGTGTCCAATGTTATCCACCTTGATTCTGAGTAATAATTGCATCAGTAGCATCCCAGAATGCTTCTTCACACACATGAAATCTCTAGCAATACTTGACCTATCTCATAATCGCAGTTTAACCTCTCTGCCGGATTCCCTGTCGGACTTGACTTGTCTTGTTTCTCTACTGCTTGATGAATGTGAAGCTCTGGAAAAGGTGCCTCCATTGGGAAGGCTTCAAAAATTGTCAAGGTTGGTAATTTCAGACACTCAAGTTGAGGAAGTTTTAGGCTTGGAAATGCTGACAAACTTGAGATGGCTGGATCTATCTTACAATAAAAAGTTGAGGTTGGAATCAGGGAGGGTGCTGCGTGGTCTGACCAATTTGCAATATCTGAATCTCTTCAAAGCTGCTCTGCTAAATGTGGAAATAGAGGATGTACAAGGGCTGACCACTCTTGAATATTTTGTGGTCGGCTTTGATGACTGCAAAAGCTATAACAATTTTGTGACAGGTATATGCAACACAGGTTCTGTACCCAAATCTTATCTTCTCTATTTGGGTAGTATCGAGGGTTACTATGAGAGTATTGAATCTTATGATGATATTGGTCCAAGTGGTGACCACCAGCGAATTGTACGTTTATTAGATTGCAAAGAATCCCCTCATTTGCTATCCCCTCATTTGCTGCCAAATGATCTTACCAATCTCTACATTGATTATAATGCACGATGGGAAAGCTTATGTGATGCTCTGTCAAATAATGCTCCTTCTTCTTTGGAGAACGTTCAAATTCACAGTTGCTCAGAAATGAAGAGcttgttttgtttatttagtaATTGTTCCTTTTGCAGTAATCTCAACAACCTTGAATCCTTGCAGCTTTACGCTTTGGAGAGCTTAACAGTCATTTGTAAAGAAGATGTTGGTGCTACTGATACAACAACACAACAGCCTCTCAAACCAAATGCCGTCTTCTCTCAACTCAGGCACTTGGAGATCCGTAATTGCCATGAGATAGAAACGTTGGTAACAGCAGGGTTATTGGCCCAACTTCAAAACCTGCAGACATTAATTGTAGAGAGTTGTGAATCATTGAGAGAAATATTTGCAGCGAGTAGCAGTGGTGCTGATAGTGATGATGCTGCTTCCACCGTCATTACACTCCCCAACTTAACCACACTCGAGTTGTCTGACTTGCCAATGTTAGAGACTGTGTACAAAGGAATTATAATCTCTGAATCATTGCCGAATTTGGAGACCGAAGACTGTCCCAAGTTAGAAAGTCGCTTTCCATTTGAAGTCTCGTCATCATAG
- the LOC112798013 gene encoding putative disease resistance protein At4g10780 isoform X3, producing the protein MSSVNPPTTCCRKVGIPRCRINGSKLIITTRLKHVLRQMDCPTRNVIAMRPLYESEDLELFLARLGEDHKTPATLSPRILEIARFIARECGGLPLAISVMARTMKGVDSIRQRRHALNRLERGEMGGEMEEEVFQVLKASYDNLRHKSMQKSFLHCALYSEFWKDDKLIKKLVDSGAINGRRSLEEIFDEGHTIFNELEDHSLLSDITNMQNSVRNMACHILKEYKRLIVRCGKELTGIPHLQEWTADLELVSLDENEIKEIPAGVSPKCPMLSTLILSNNCISSIPECFFTHMKSLAILDLSHNRSLTSLPDSLSDLTCLVSLLLDECEALEKVPPLGRLQKLSRLVISDTQVEEVLGLEMLTNLRWLDLSYNKKLRLESGRVLRGLTNLQYLNLFKAALLNVEIEDVQGLTTLEYFVVGFDDCKSYNNFVTALRFGELNSHL; encoded by the exons GTGGGAATCCCTCGTTGTAGAATCAATGGCTCTAAACTGATTATAACAACTCGGTTGAAACATGTGCTTCGACAGATGGACTGCCCCACACGTAATGTAATAGCAATGCGTCCTCTCTATGAGAGTGAAGATTTGGAGTTATTTCTTGCAAGACTTGGTGAAGATCACAAAACACCTGCAACCTTATCTCCTAGAATATTGGAGATTGCAAGGTTTATTGCAAGGGAATGCGGTGGTTTACCGCTTGCAATCAGTGTAATGGCTAGAACCATGAAAGGCGTTGATAGCATTCGTCAGCGGAGACATGCGTTGAATAGACTTGAGAGAGGGGAGATGGGGGGAGAGATGGAAGAAGAGGTATTTCAAGTATTAAAAGCGAGCTATGATAACTTACGACATAAATCCATGCAAAAAAGTTTCTTGCATTGTGCATTATACTCTGAGTTCTGGAAGGATGACAAATTAATAAAGAAACTGGTTGACAGTGGAGCCATAAATGGAAGGAGGAGCTTGGAAGAAATTTTTGATGAAGGCCATACCATATTCAATGAACTTGAAGACCATTCATTATTGTCTGACATTACGAATATGCAGAATTCAGTGAGAAACATGGCATGTCACATATTGAAAGAATATAAGAGGttgatagttagatgtggtaaaGAATTGACAGGAATACCTCACCTGCAGGAGTGGACTGCTGATTTGGAGTTAGTTTCTTTGGATGAAAATGAGATAAAAGAAATCCCAGCGGGTGTATCACCCAAGTGTCCAATGTTATCCACCTTGATTCTGAGTAATAATTGCATCAGTAGCATCCCAGAATGCTTCTTCACACACATGAAATCTCTAGCAATACTTGACCTATCTCATAATCGCAGTTTAACCTCTCTGCCGGATTCCCTGTCGGACTTGACTTGTCTTGTTTCTCTACTGCTTGATGAATGTGAAGCTCTGGAAAAGGTGCCTCCATTGGGAAGGCTTCAAAAATTGTCAAGGTTGGTAATTTCAGACACTCAAGTTGAGGAAGTTTTAGGCTTGGAAATGCTGACAAACTTGAGATGGCTGGATCTATCTTACAATAAAAAGTTGAGGTTGGAATCAGGGAGGGTGCTGCGTGGTCTGACCAATTTGCAATATCTGAATCTCTTCAAAGCTGCTCTGCTAAATGTGGAAATAGAGGATGTACAAGGGCTGACCACTCTTGAATATTTTGTGGTCGGCTTTGATGACTGCAAAAGCTATAACAATTTTGTGACAG CTTTACGCTTTGGAGAGCTTAACAGTCATTTGTAA
- the LOC112798013 gene encoding probable disease resistance protein At4g27220 isoform X2 yields MSSVNPPTTCCRKMDCPTRNVIAMRPLYESEDLELFLARLGEDHKTPATLSPRILEIARFIARECGGLPLAISVMARTMKGVDSIRQRRHALNRLERGEMGGEMEEEVFQVLKASYDNLRHKSMQKSFLHCALYSEFWKDDKLIKKLVDSGAINGRRSLEEIFDEGHTIFNELEDHSLLSDITNMQNSVRNMACHILKEYKRLIVRCGKELTGIPHLQEWTADLELVSLDENEIKEIPAGVSPKCPMLSTLILSNNCISSIPECFFTHMKSLAILDLSHNRSLTSLPDSLSDLTCLVSLLLDECEALEKVPPLGRLQKLSRLVISDTQVEEVLGLEMLTNLRWLDLSYNKKLRLESGRVLRGLTNLQYLNLFKAALLNVEIEDVQGLTTLEYFVVGFDDCKSYNNFVTGICNTGSVPKSYLLYLGSIEGYYESIESYDDIGPSGDHQRIVRLLDCKESPHLLSPHLLPNDLTNLYIDYNARWESLCDALSNNAPSSLENVQIHSCSEMKSLFCLFSNCSFCSNLNNLESLQLYALESLTVICKEDVGATDTTTQQPLKPNAVFSQLRHLEIRNCHEIETLVTAGLLAQLQNLQTLIVESCESLREIFAASSSGADSDDAASTVITLPNLTTLELSDLPMLETVYKGIIISESLPNLETEDCPKLESRFPFEVSSS; encoded by the coding sequence ATGGACTGCCCCACACGTAATGTAATAGCAATGCGTCCTCTCTATGAGAGTGAAGATTTGGAGTTATTTCTTGCAAGACTTGGTGAAGATCACAAAACACCTGCAACCTTATCTCCTAGAATATTGGAGATTGCAAGGTTTATTGCAAGGGAATGCGGTGGTTTACCGCTTGCAATCAGTGTAATGGCTAGAACCATGAAAGGCGTTGATAGCATTCGTCAGCGGAGACATGCGTTGAATAGACTTGAGAGAGGGGAGATGGGGGGAGAGATGGAAGAAGAGGTATTTCAAGTATTAAAAGCGAGCTATGATAACTTACGACATAAATCCATGCAAAAAAGTTTCTTGCATTGTGCATTATACTCTGAGTTCTGGAAGGATGACAAATTAATAAAGAAACTGGTTGACAGTGGAGCCATAAATGGAAGGAGGAGCTTGGAAGAAATTTTTGATGAAGGCCATACCATATTCAATGAACTTGAAGACCATTCATTATTGTCTGACATTACGAATATGCAGAATTCAGTGAGAAACATGGCATGTCACATATTGAAAGAATATAAGAGGttgatagttagatgtggtaaaGAATTGACAGGAATACCTCACCTGCAGGAGTGGACTGCTGATTTGGAGTTAGTTTCTTTGGATGAAAATGAGATAAAAGAAATCCCAGCGGGTGTATCACCCAAGTGTCCAATGTTATCCACCTTGATTCTGAGTAATAATTGCATCAGTAGCATCCCAGAATGCTTCTTCACACACATGAAATCTCTAGCAATACTTGACCTATCTCATAATCGCAGTTTAACCTCTCTGCCGGATTCCCTGTCGGACTTGACTTGTCTTGTTTCTCTACTGCTTGATGAATGTGAAGCTCTGGAAAAGGTGCCTCCATTGGGAAGGCTTCAAAAATTGTCAAGGTTGGTAATTTCAGACACTCAAGTTGAGGAAGTTTTAGGCTTGGAAATGCTGACAAACTTGAGATGGCTGGATCTATCTTACAATAAAAAGTTGAGGTTGGAATCAGGGAGGGTGCTGCGTGGTCTGACCAATTTGCAATATCTGAATCTCTTCAAAGCTGCTCTGCTAAATGTGGAAATAGAGGATGTACAAGGGCTGACCACTCTTGAATATTTTGTGGTCGGCTTTGATGACTGCAAAAGCTATAACAATTTTGTGACAGGTATATGCAACACAGGTTCTGTACCCAAATCTTATCTTCTCTATTTGGGTAGTATCGAGGGTTACTATGAGAGTATTGAATCTTATGATGATATTGGTCCAAGTGGTGACCACCAGCGAATTGTACGTTTATTAGATTGCAAAGAATCCCCTCATTTGCTATCCCCTCATTTGCTGCCAAATGATCTTACCAATCTCTACATTGATTATAATGCACGATGGGAAAGCTTATGTGATGCTCTGTCAAATAATGCTCCTTCTTCTTTGGAGAACGTTCAAATTCACAGTTGCTCAGAAATGAAGAGcttgttttgtttatttagtaATTGTTCCTTTTGCAGTAATCTCAACAACCTTGAATCCTTGCAGCTTTACGCTTTGGAGAGCTTAACAGTCATTTGTAAAGAAGATGTTGGTGCTACTGATACAACAACACAACAGCCTCTCAAACCAAATGCCGTCTTCTCTCAACTCAGGCACTTGGAGATCCGTAATTGCCATGAGATAGAAACGTTGGTAACAGCAGGGTTATTGGCCCAACTTCAAAACCTGCAGACATTAATTGTAGAGAGTTGTGAATCATTGAGAGAAATATTTGCAGCGAGTAGCAGTGGTGCTGATAGTGATGATGCTGCTTCCACCGTCATTACACTCCCCAACTTAACCACACTCGAGTTGTCTGACTTGCCAATGTTAGAGACTGTGTACAAAGGAATTATAATCTCTGAATCATTGCCGAATTTGGAGACCGAAGACTGTCCCAAGTTAGAAAGTCGCTTTCCATTTGAAGTCTCGTCATCATAG